A genomic window from Vicinamibacterales bacterium includes:
- a CDS encoding sigma-54 dependent transcriptional regulator, whose product MKKPYVAIVDDDAGFAQYLRTFLSLRGYEARCYTRGDELLASMKQNEAPDVVLLDVMMPGLDGMATLRALKASRPEAQVIMLSGRNQASTIVEAVRLGAADYVVKPDDPEGLGEIALDVAIKNAIEKNRLVSELSELRQQLSDDEDRAVWGNSEKMRAIATVIEQVADSDVGVLIRGESGVGKELVSRAIHQRSTRRNRPFVKVNCAALPAELLESELFGHERGAFTGAANTRIGKFEQADTGTLMLDEIGEMKPALQAKLLHVLQDGEFTKLGSNKRIQVDVRIVAATNRDLEKMMLSGDFREDLYYRLKVIELFVPPLRERRDETLTLIDFFIARYARKYNRPARPLSDELRQMFLQYDWPGNIRELENMIKRVVILQDEQLVVREIERNMQRAMAAAAQAPLAAAVAAGMGIPVGVAAVGAGGYNPPMPPLPYTPPPAPADTAEPEDAVTGGADSGTAPTGSLAAVAKAASMKAERAAIEQTLRQVHWNRRKAAQILGVSYKTLLNKIKECGISRA is encoded by the coding sequence ATGAAAAAGCCATACGTCGCCATTGTCGATGATGATGCAGGGTTCGCGCAGTACCTGCGGACGTTTCTGTCACTCCGAGGCTATGAAGCGCGCTGCTATACACGCGGCGACGAGCTCCTGGCGTCGATGAAACAGAACGAGGCGCCAGACGTGGTGCTCCTCGACGTGATGATGCCGGGCTTGGACGGGATGGCGACGCTGCGTGCGCTCAAGGCCTCGCGTCCCGAGGCGCAGGTCATCATGCTCTCGGGCCGCAACCAGGCATCGACGATCGTCGAGGCCGTCCGGCTCGGCGCCGCCGACTACGTCGTCAAACCCGACGACCCGGAAGGGCTCGGCGAGATCGCGCTCGACGTGGCCATCAAGAACGCGATCGAGAAGAACCGCCTCGTATCGGAGCTCAGCGAGCTGCGGCAGCAGCTCTCCGATGACGAAGACCGCGCGGTGTGGGGCAACAGCGAGAAGATGCGCGCGATCGCGACGGTCATCGAGCAGGTGGCCGACAGCGACGTCGGCGTCCTCATCCGCGGGGAGAGTGGCGTCGGCAAGGAGCTGGTGTCGCGGGCCATCCATCAGCGGTCGACGCGCCGCAACCGTCCCTTCGTGAAGGTCAACTGCGCCGCACTCCCCGCCGAACTGCTCGAGAGCGAGCTGTTCGGCCACGAGCGCGGCGCGTTCACCGGCGCGGCGAACACCCGCATCGGCAAATTCGAGCAGGCCGACACCGGCACGCTGATGCTCGACGAAATCGGCGAGATGAAGCCGGCGCTGCAGGCGAAATTGCTGCATGTGCTCCAGGACGGCGAGTTCACCAAACTCGGCAGCAACAAGCGCATCCAGGTGGACGTCCGGATAGTGGCCGCGACCAACCGCGATCTCGAAAAGATGATGCTCAGCGGAGATTTCCGCGAGGACCTCTACTACCGGCTCAAGGTCATCGAGCTGTTCGTGCCGCCGCTCCGCGAGCGCCGCGATGAAACGCTGACCCTGATCGACTTCTTTATCGCCCGCTACGCGCGCAAGTACAACCGGCCGGCGCGGCCCCTGTCGGACGAGCTGCGGCAGATGTTTCTGCAGTACGACTGGCCCGGCAACATCCGCGAGCTCGAGAACATGATCAAGCGGGTGGTGATTCTGCAGGACGAGCAGCTGGTCGTTCGCGAGATCGAGCGCAACATGCAGCGCGCCATGGCGGCCGCCGCGCAGGCCCCGTTGGCCGCCGCGGTTGCGGCGGGGATGGGCATTCCCGTCGGCGTCGCGGCCGTGGGCGCAGGCGGTTACAACCCGCCGATGCCGCCGCTTCCATACACGCCGCCGCCCGCTCCGGCCGACACGGCGGAACCCGAAGACGCGGTGACCGGCGGCGCCGACAGCGGGACCGCCCCGACAGGATCGCTCGCCGCCGTGGCGAAAGCCGCGTCGATGAAGGCCGAGCGCGCCGCCATCGAGCAGACGCTGCGGCAGGTGCACTGGAACCGGCGCAAGGCCGCACAGATCCTCGGCGTGAGCTACAAGACGCTGCTCAACAAGATCAAGGAGTGCGGAATCTCGAGAGCATAA
- a CDS encoding right-handed parallel beta-helix repeat-containing protein, with protein sequence MRRIFCVAAVLLAASAPSRSSIHVVRAGEDLQTALNAARAGDEIRLERGATFTGNFVLPVFDGDAPVMVRTDLSAAELLPPDQRVTPAAAASFARIVSPNGSAALQTAPAARHWRLAFLEFPATRNGSGDIIQIGDGSSAQSQLSQVPSDITLDHLYVHGDPQKGQKRGIALNGASVTIRDCHVSDIKAVGADAQAIAGWNGPGPYVIENNYLEAGGEVFLLGGADPGIRDLVPSDVTIRHNQFSRPLEWRGSRWQVKNILELKNARRVVVEANLLENNWQAAQPGYAVLFTPRNQDGACPWCVVESVNFTHNVVRNVAAGINLSGHDSPNQSRQTNGIRIEGNLFDGVTTKMGGNGWGMLIGDGPRDVTVAGNTWQFDGTTLVYAYGAPRIDGFRFVNNAAPHGQYGINGADASTGTLTFERFFNAPVVAGNWLSGGPGGRYPTGNRFDAPFDPANAKGAGVDVAAMRALADAIEHGRFTSSAK encoded by the coding sequence ATGCGTCGAATCTTTTGCGTGGCGGCCGTGTTGCTCGCCGCGTCCGCCCCGTCCCGATCGTCGATCCATGTCGTTCGCGCTGGCGAGGATCTGCAGACAGCCCTGAACGCGGCGCGCGCCGGCGACGAGATCCGGCTGGAGCGTGGCGCCACCTTCACCGGGAATTTTGTGCTACCCGTCTTCGACGGAGACGCGCCCGTGATGGTCCGCACGGACCTCTCCGCGGCGGAGCTCCTCCCGCCTGATCAGCGGGTGACACCCGCGGCGGCCGCCAGTTTCGCCCGGATCGTGTCGCCGAACGGCAGCGCGGCGCTGCAGACCGCGCCGGCTGCGCGGCATTGGCGCCTCGCGTTTCTCGAATTCCCGGCCACCCGGAACGGCTCCGGCGACATCATCCAGATCGGCGACGGTTCTTCGGCGCAGTCGCAGTTGTCGCAGGTGCCGTCCGACATCACGCTGGATCATCTCTATGTCCATGGCGATCCGCAGAAGGGGCAGAAGCGCGGGATCGCGCTGAACGGCGCCTCCGTGACGATCCGGGACTGCCACGTGAGCGACATCAAGGCGGTGGGAGCGGACGCGCAGGCGATCGCGGGCTGGAACGGTCCCGGTCCCTACGTCATCGAGAACAACTATCTCGAGGCCGGCGGCGAGGTGTTCCTGCTCGGCGGCGCCGATCCTGGCATCCGTGACCTGGTGCCGAGCGACGTCACCATCCGCCACAACCAGTTCAGCCGCCCACTCGAGTGGCGCGGGTCGCGGTGGCAGGTGAAGAACATCCTCGAGCTCAAGAACGCGCGTCGAGTGGTCGTCGAGGCGAATCTCCTCGAAAACAATTGGCAAGCCGCGCAGCCGGGCTACGCCGTGCTGTTCACGCCGCGCAACCAGGACGGCGCCTGCCCCTGGTGCGTCGTTGAATCGGTCAACTTCACCCACAACGTGGTGCGCAACGTGGCGGCTGGCATCAACCTCAGCGGCCACGACTCGCCGAACCAGAGCCGCCAGACGAACGGCATTCGCATCGAAGGCAACCTATTCGACGGTGTCACGACGAAGATGGGGGGGAACGGCTGGGGCATGTTAATCGGCGACGGCCCGCGGGACGTGACCGTCGCCGGCAATACGTGGCAGTTCGACGGAACGACGCTCGTCTACGCGTATGGCGCTCCGAGGATTGACGGCTTCCGGTTCGTGAACAACGCCGCCCCGCACGGGCAGTACGGCATCAACGGCGCTGATGCCTCGACCGGAACACTGACGTTCGAGCGGTTCTTCAATGCGCCGGTGGTGGCGGGCAACTGGCTGAGCGGCGGCCCCGGCGGCCGTTACCCGACGGGAAACCGCTTTGACGCACCGTTCGATCCGGCGAACGCCAAGGGCGCCGGCGTCGACGTCGCCGCCATGCGGGCGCTCGCCGACGCGATCGAGCACGGCCGCTTTACTTCGTCAGCGAAATGA
- a CDS encoding methyltransferase domain-containing protein, whose protein sequence is MHTTVGERSGAMQVWERAEIVRSSVEATLTPDDALRVNTETFERYARPPGDTAYPLEYAYHQLGDVEGRRIVDFGCGSGANTALLAGRGAHVWAIDISEDLLRLGQRRLAVSGREAGATFIAASAHDLPFADDSVDLVFGMAILHHLDLDLVSREVRRVLKPGGRAIFKEPVRNSAVLRLVRRLIPYRAPDISPYERPLTDGELARFARGFRSWSTRAFVLPHVQVGCVLPVVKNSWRRLYAGDRALLDRFPRLAHYASVRVISLTK, encoded by the coding sequence ATGCACACGACTGTCGGCGAGCGATCCGGCGCCATGCAGGTCTGGGAGCGCGCCGAGATCGTGCGCAGCTCGGTGGAAGCGACACTGACACCCGATGACGCGCTGCGCGTGAACACCGAGACGTTCGAGCGCTACGCGCGCCCTCCCGGCGACACGGCGTACCCGCTCGAGTATGCCTATCATCAGCTTGGCGACGTCGAGGGTCGCCGGATTGTCGATTTCGGGTGCGGATCGGGCGCGAACACGGCGCTGCTGGCTGGCCGGGGCGCCCACGTGTGGGCGATCGACATCTCCGAGGACCTGCTGCGGCTGGGTCAGCGACGGCTTGCCGTCAGCGGTCGCGAAGCCGGCGCCACCTTTATAGCGGCATCGGCGCACGACCTCCCGTTTGCGGACGACTCCGTCGACCTCGTCTTCGGGATGGCGATCCTGCATCACCTCGATCTCGATCTCGTTTCGCGCGAGGTGCGACGCGTCCTCAAACCGGGCGGACGCGCGATCTTCAAGGAGCCCGTCCGCAATTCCGCCGTGCTCCGCCTGGTGCGCCGCCTCATCCCCTACCGCGCGCCAGACATCTCCCCCTACGAACGCCCGCTCACCGACGGAGAGCTGGCTCGGTTCGCCCGCGGCTTTCGCTCGTGGTCGACGCGAGCGTTCGTCCTGCCGCACGTGCAGGTCGGCTGCGTGCTGCCCGTCGTGAAGAATTCCTGGCGCCGCTTGTACGCCGGCGATCGCGCCCTGCTCGATCGCTTTCCGCGCCTGGCGCACTACGCCTCGGTCCGGGTCATTTCGCTGACGAAGTAA
- a CDS encoding HAMP domain-containing sensor histidine kinase, with translation MAIRTPNHPSPIPAYNRAMSETTDPRWPKMLSLAVHEFRTPMTVVLGYVRMLQQERAGPLTEQQRRLLEEVEKSCGRLTALVAETSDLAQLEAGTAVFNRSSTDLRDPLRHAADDLAPLPDRELRIDLRLPDAPALVHADPGRLKHALQSILGSLRRELVTSDTLVVRLRPATMGARPHQEILIGDDPTITALETAGSDALPQFDELRGGSGLGLPIAKLILTAFDGRIWGAPDNAKAGARLLLPAA, from the coding sequence ATGGCTATTAGAACACCGAACCACCCGTCCCCCATTCCCGCCTACAATCGGGCCATGTCCGAGACGACCGACCCGCGCTGGCCGAAAATGCTTTCCCTGGCGGTCCACGAATTTCGGACGCCGATGACCGTCGTCCTCGGATACGTGCGGATGCTCCAGCAGGAACGGGCGGGCCCCCTCACCGAGCAGCAGCGCCGGCTGCTCGAGGAAGTCGAAAAATCATGCGGCCGGCTGACGGCGCTGGTGGCGGAAACGAGCGATCTGGCGCAGCTGGAGGCCGGAACGGCAGTCTTCAACCGCAGCTCGACCGACCTGCGGGACCCGCTGCGGCACGCGGCCGATGACCTTGCTCCCCTCCCCGATCGCGAGCTGCGCATCGACCTCCGGCTGCCCGATGCGCCAGCGCTGGTCCACGCCGACCCGGGTCGGCTCAAACACGCGCTCCAGTCGATTCTCGGGTCGCTGCGGCGTGAACTCGTCACCTCCGACACGCTCGTCGTCCGCCTGCGTCCGGCGACCATGGGTGCGCGTCCGCATCAGGAGATCCTCATCGGCGACGACCCGACCATCACCGCCCTCGAGACGGCAGGGTCGGACGCATTGCCCCAGTTCGACGAATTGCGCGGCGGTTCCGGCCTGGGCCTGCCGATAGCGAAGCTGATTCTTACGGCCTTCGATGGCCGGATCTGGGGCGCCCCGGACAACGCCAAGGCGGGCGCCAGACTTCTCCTCCCCGCCGCCTGA
- the msrP gene encoding protein-methionine-sulfoxide reductase catalytic subunit MsrP, which yields MLIRSDPPIASSEVTDERWFLRRREFIQLGAGVLGAIAGGVATACAGDAVNASTGGATAVAAQQPLTAPRKMVTTTEPLNKFEEITGYNNYYEFGTAKGDPKKYAGQLKTTPWTVKIDGLCNKPADYHLEDLIKTADLEERVYRFRCVEAWSMVIPWIGIPLAAVLKRADPQPKATFVEFQTVLRPSEMPGLAEGGLNWPYTEALRLDEAMNPLSLLAVGLYGKTLLNQNGAPIRLVVPWKYGFKNIKSIVRIRFVDKMPHTAWNDANPREYGFYSNVNPTVDHPRWSQANERRIPAFFANTKTLMFNGYADQVASMYAGMDLRKLY from the coding sequence ATGCTGATCCGCAGCGATCCGCCGATTGCGTCGTCCGAGGTCACGGACGAGCGCTGGTTTCTCCGCCGTCGCGAGTTCATTCAGCTCGGCGCCGGCGTGCTGGGCGCAATCGCCGGAGGGGTGGCGACCGCGTGCGCGGGGGACGCAGTGAACGCCTCGACCGGCGGCGCCACGGCGGTCGCCGCTCAGCAGCCGCTGACGGCCCCCCGGAAGATGGTCACGACGACCGAGCCGCTCAACAAGTTCGAAGAGATTACCGGCTACAACAACTATTACGAGTTCGGCACCGCCAAGGGCGACCCGAAGAAATACGCCGGGCAGCTGAAGACCACGCCGTGGACGGTCAAGATCGACGGGCTGTGCAACAAGCCCGCCGACTACCATCTCGAGGATCTGATCAAGACGGCAGATCTCGAGGAGCGTGTCTATCGTTTCCGCTGCGTCGAGGCGTGGTCGATGGTGATCCCGTGGATTGGGATACCGCTGGCCGCCGTGCTCAAGCGCGCCGATCCTCAGCCGAAGGCGACGTTCGTCGAGTTCCAGACCGTGCTGCGGCCCAGCGAAATGCCGGGGCTGGCCGAGGGCGGCTTGAACTGGCCCTACACCGAGGCGCTCCGGCTGGACGAAGCGATGAATCCGTTGTCGCTGCTCGCCGTCGGTCTCTACGGCAAGACGCTCCTCAACCAGAACGGCGCGCCGATTCGGCTGGTGGTGCCCTGGAAATACGGATTCAAGAACATCAAGTCGATCGTCCGTATCCGCTTCGTCGACAAGATGCCGCACACCGCGTGGAACGACGCCAACCCGCGCGAATACGGTTTCTATTCGAACGTGAATCCAACTGTCGATCATCCGCGCTGGAGCCAGGCCAACGAGCGGCGCATTCCGGCGTTCTTCGCCAACACGAAGACGCTGATGTTCAACGGCTACGCGGATCAGGTCGCGTCGATGTATGCGGGAATGGACCTGCGGAAGCTCTACTGA
- a CDS encoding protein-methionine-sulfoxide reductase heme-binding subunit MsrQ: MKRAAKVVVFVASLVPVALLVRGALVGDLGVNPAETIQLTTGRWAFKFLLLTLAVTPLRRLTRWNVVIQYRRMLGLFAFFYATLHFLSYWAFDLLFAFSGIVKDIGKRPFITVGFAALVLMVPLAVTSTKGWIRRLGRNWARLHWLIYASAILAAVHFGWKVKVFTGDPVYYASAVALLLGFRVVWAATHRPRGAVTRQGSRGPVREPVAAEPRG, from the coding sequence GTGAAGAGGGCGGCCAAGGTCGTCGTCTTCGTGGCCTCCCTCGTGCCCGTCGCGCTGCTCGTGCGCGGCGCGCTCGTCGGCGACCTCGGCGTCAATCCCGCCGAGACCATTCAGCTCACCACCGGACGCTGGGCGTTCAAGTTTCTCCTGCTGACGCTGGCCGTGACGCCGCTTCGGCGCCTCACCCGCTGGAACGTGGTGATCCAGTACCGGCGCATGCTCGGGCTCTTCGCGTTCTTCTACGCCACGCTCCATTTCCTGTCGTACTGGGCGTTCGATCTGCTGTTCGCGTTCAGCGGCATCGTCAAGGACATCGGCAAGCGCCCCTTCATCACCGTCGGGTTCGCGGCGCTGGTCCTGATGGTGCCGCTCGCCGTCACGTCCACGAAGGGCTGGATCCGGCGCCTCGGTCGCAACTGGGCGCGCCTGCACTGGCTGATCTACGCATCGGCGATCCTCGCGGCCGTCCACTTCGGGTGGAAGGTCAAGGTGTTCACCGGCGATCCGGTCTATTACGCCAGCGCCGTCGCGCTGCTGCTCGGATTCCGCGTGGTCTGGGCCGCCACCCACCGCCCGCGCGGCGCCGTCACGCGGCAGGGTTCACGGGGGCCAGTCCGGGAGCCGGTGGCTGCGGAGCCGCGCGGATGA